ATTGCTGAGTTCCAGCGCCGCGGCCTGCGAGGTCGCGTCATGCACCCCCGCTAAAATGCGGCCCTGGACAAAGACGATTTCAAACGAATCTTCCAGGCTGAACGCCGAGAGACCCGCCGGGCCTCCCGGAGCCTGGATTTTCTTGTACCCGTTGGCGGCCAAAAATTCCAGGTAACGCTTGGCGTCCGCCTGGGCTTGATCCGGCGTATCGCGCTGCGCTATAAAGGCCGTGGCCTTCCCGTTTTTCAGGGTGTATTCCCCGGTGAGGACGTTATTGAACCCCTCCAGGCCGAAGGTATCCGCGGCGCTCAGACGCACGGTATCAGCGGCCAGGCCTTCCTTGGGAAAAAGCGCCCCCTCACTCTTGGTTTCAGCCTGGGCCGGCAGCTTGGCCAAAAGCGCGGCCGCGTAGGTCGAAAGCGTGTTTTTTAGCGTCTCCGAGGCCCGGTCCGCTACGATCTCCACATAAAACTTGCCCTGCGTGAAAAACAGGGCATTGCTGGTGGCATAGGCATTGGCGGTGAGAGTAATACTGGGGGAGCCGGCCCGGCGCTGGCCGCTGAATACGGCATAGGCATTTTGGGCCGACTCCATATCGTAGAGGTAGACGTCCACGTGGGTCTTTTCTGCCCCGGCCAGACTAAACATGCGGCAGGACATTTCCTTAAACCCAGCCGCCAGATAAAGTTCGGCTTTGCCGTCGATCTTATCGGACAGGTTATCCGGATTGTAGCTCTCCACCGCGGCCAGAGGGGTAAATCCCGGAACCTCCGGGATCAGCGCAGCCGTCGCGGCCTCTCCCTGACCCGAACCGGCCTGGACCCGCCCAACAGGTTGAGGGGCGCGCAGAGCCACGATCACCGCGGGGTTGAACCGGGACTGCTGGACCAACAGCCCCACGGTGATCAAGCCCAACAGGGCCAGAATGGCATAACCGGTCAGCCTCTGCGCCGCGCTCACTTTTGCCTTACGCCTTGCCATAAACTTCCCGAATCAACCTATCTACTTGGTAATTTTCTGCTGCCGGTTCAGATCGTAAATAGGGCTAACCTTAAGATCGTCCTTGAGAATTCCTTCCGGAGATTTAGCCGTTAGTTCCCCATTTTTCTGGATGAAGCGCAATTCGGCCCCGACCCCGCAGCCTGCAGTGCAGGCCTGGTCCAGTTTGGACTTGGTCGCGTCAAATGACTCTCCCGTCTTGCTCTTATAGAACTTTTCCCGCCATTCGATCCATTGCTGAGGGGTCAAAGCGCTCTGGTCGATAAAGACATAGTAGACCACCTGGTCAGGACAGTCTTCCTCCAAGTAAAGGGTGTACTCCGCCGGCATATCCTTGCTGCCCTCCCACGCCTCAATGAGCCAGGCCGTGGGACATTTGCGGGCCGCAGCAAAGGCTTGCACCGGACCGAAAATAACCGTGGGGTTCATTTCGTCGGCCACGAAATTCCCGGCCAGGAACTTCTGCGGTGGCGTGAATACGGTCAGCCCGTTGGTTTGCCGCATTGCCATGGCCTTGGCGCTCGCCGCCAGCCCCTCGGAGACCGCGCCAACCACCAGCAGAAACCCCAAAAGTATTGAAACCAGACGCTTCATACCCCCTCCTTCCTTACCGCGGGATGTGAACTGTAGGGATTGTGGCTTTCGGAAAAACCTGGGAAAAATACCAGGGATTAGCGCGCTGCGGCAGGCCGCGCCAAGATTTTGATCTGCCCGGATAACCGGCAAGGCCGTGAGCCTGGCAATCATGAAAGTCCGGAAGAATAATAACGCGGCCACCAGGGCCGGAGCAAACATGGCGAAAGATCCTTGGATGTTATTTTATCTACTATGCTACAAAAAAAACAAGGGGGGCCGCTGCAAGGCATTAAAATCATGATTGGTTTAACAATAGCCTAACAATCTCTAGTTTTTCATCGGCTCAACCAGCGAACTTAAGGGAACCACTATGAGGCTGCAAAAATTCGTCGTAACGTAAATAGTGAAGCTTCAAATGATCAAAATGATGATATGAAAATGCTCATTATGTTTATAGATTTCTCCGCTTCCAGCCGCTAATGTTATAAGCAATTCTCCAAACCCTGCATATATATCAACCCCTAACCCCCCGGTAGGAACCGGGGGTTTTTTTTGAGTAACAAGGAAATGAGAATGAAAAGAACGATCATTGTCATGTTGGTAGCGTTGTGGGCGGTAGCCGGATGCGCCAATCTGTCAACCACGGAACAGCGGGTGTTAAGTGGCGGAGCCATCGGCGCTGGCAGCGGCGCCGTCATCGGAGCCTTGGCGGGGTCTGCGGGCTTAGGGGCTGCCGCCGGTGCGGGAGCGGGCTTGCTGGGAGGTTTTCTTTACGATCAGTCCCAGAAAACCCGTTAAGGTTTTTTCTCGGATTTACTTTCAAACATGGACACCCTACCTTCTCGCTTTAAAAACGGGGGTAGGGTGGAGGCTAAAGCGCACTGCAGTGATCTCTCGCCGTATAGCGTAGGAAGCATGATCTCATCGGCACGACAATTCCCATAACATTTCATAGCTCCAAAAGACCAAAAGCGCTGGATAACCGGGCCATCTGGTTATCACCTGCTCACCTGATCTATTCCTAAAGTCATGCCGCTGCCGTTTCTTTATTTATCTCAGGATCAATTTCAGAAACCCCTTTTGTAAGTATTTGGAATCATTCGGTTGATTTTATAGACCGAATGATCCCAAGATTTCTTTTAAAAAAACTTGAATTTTGTATAAGTTTAATATAATCGTGTATAGAATATATAATATACATTTGAAGCTCTAAGGGAAAGATCTATACGAGTATTTTTCGCCCATTTACCCTAATTATTGAATTTAGGAGGCCTCAGGAAGACCTGCGGAAGAGTGCTTAATTCAGCCCAAATATAAAGAATTTTTTTACTCGCGCGAGGGAACGCCAAATTCATGCAAAACCTGCCGTCGCCCCACTAGAATAAACCTGCAGATCACTCACTCATCTTCAGCTAACTTAGAGGCGGCCCGGACGAAGTCCCGTTCAAACGGGGAAAATCCCTAACAGCCGATAATCAGGCTGATCCCCCTTAAGGAGAAGAAAAATGGGAGTTGCCACCTTTCAGGACCTTTTTAAAGGCCAGATGGATTACATCTTTTTCTTTGAGGGGTTGGCTTTTTTCTTGGTGTTGGCAGTTTGCTACCTCTTTCGCGGGGATGTTTATCAACGACTTCACTGGCGCTGGTTCGGCGGATTCGCCTTAGCTCAGGGAATGGCTGCCTGGCTGTCACTGGTCGCCATAAATATTTCACAGCCTTCTTATTTAAGCATCATCAGCGCTGCTTTGCTCATTGTTTCATGGGTCTGCTTAATGGAATTCGGTCGGTCCGGGTTGAGCCGGGTCCGGGGCCGGGAATCGGGATTATGGCTGTTAGCTCTACTCCTGATGATGACTGCCCTGGGAGGTTTGCGAGGCTGGGCCGGGATAGAATTCGTCAGTCATTATACGCTAGGATTAATCGGGGGATTGTGGGCTGCGGCTGCACTGTTTTCGGCAGGCCGCCAACTGCCTCCTCAAAATCGCGGCAGCGGTCAGCTTGCGAGCCTTTCTCTGGGCCTGTTTGCGGTAAGCACCGCGCTTTCGCCC
This window of the Desulfobaccales bacterium genome carries:
- a CDS encoding DUF6599 family protein produces the protein MARRKAKVSAAQRLTGYAILALLGLITVGLLVQQSRFNPAVIVALRAPQPVGRVQAGSGQGEAATAALIPEVPGFTPLAAVESYNPDNLSDKIDGKAELYLAAGFKEMSCRMFSLAGAEKTHVDVYLYDMESAQNAYAVFSGQRRAGSPSITLTANAYATSNALFFTQGKFYVEIVADRASETLKNTLSTYAAALLAKLPAQAETKSEGALFPKEGLAADTVRLSAADTFGLEGFNNVLTGEYTLKNGKATAFIAQRDTPDQAQADAKRYLEFLAANGYKKIQAPGGPAGLSAFSLEDSFEIVFVQGRILAGVHDATSQAAALELSNNLRTELKGK
- a CDS encoding YMGG-like glycine zipper-containing protein, giving the protein MKRTIIVMLVALWAVAGCANLSTTEQRVLSGGAIGAGSGAVIGALAGSAGLGAAAGAGAGLLGGFLYDQSQKTR